One region of Carya illinoinensis cultivar Pawnee chromosome 8, C.illinoinensisPawnee_v1, whole genome shotgun sequence genomic DNA includes:
- the LOC122274518 gene encoding uncharacterized protein LOC122274518 yields the protein MVKEKSPDVIFLSETKCYRIRMEGIRNKLNFDHSFIVDSVGRSGGIAFLWKKEVEAELNSYSNHHISLTVFPENLERSILLTGFYGHLVAAKRKESWNLIRLIHSNIQCPWLCLGDFNEILLQEEQFGSHARPFHQMEAFRSVVNDCGMQDLGYNGDCFTWSNRREGSDFTKARLDRAFVNKDWRDLKLINSVLILPAQCSDHNPIFVACSSSTVAKIPRPRIFRYEAAWGKKEECGLLVKQAWLQSCHLSPKLKASREGLKNCRENLKAWGRKVIQDHKKVLTGKREYLRRLQEANIGQNNEQIQQAQTEIDKLLESEELKWRQRAKQRWLREGDRNTKFFHQCASHRRLVNTIK from the coding sequence ATGGTGAAGGAGAAGAGCCCGGATGTCATCTTTTTGAGTGAGACCAAGTGTTATAGAATAAGGATGGAGGGGATCAGAAACAAACTGAATTTTGATCACAGTTTCATAGTGGATAGTGTTGGCAGGAGTGGTGGCATAGCATTTTTGTGGAAGAAGGAGGTGGAGGCAGAATTGAATTCGTACTCAAACCATCATATTTCCTTAACTGTATTTCCTGAGAATTTGGAGAGGAGTATTCTTTTAACCGGCTTCTATGGACATCTAGTAGctgcaaaaagaaaagagagctgGAATCTTATTAGACTTATACACTCTAATATCCAATGCCCATGGCTGTGTTtgggtgatttcaatgaaattctcCTTCAAGAGGAACAATTTGGCTCTCATGCCAGACCATTCCACCAAATGGAGGCATTCAGATCAGTGGTTAATGACTGTGGTATGCAAGACCTGGGATACAATGGGGACTGCTTTACCTGGAGTAATAGAAGAGAAGGGTCAGACTTTACTAAAGCCAGACTGGATAGAGCCTTTGTCAATAAGGATTGGAGGGATCTCAAGCTCATTAATTCAGTGTTAATCCTACCAGCTCAGTGCTCAGACCATAATCCCATTTTTGTTGCCTGCTCAAGCTCTACTGTTGCTAAAATTCCTAGACCTCGAATATTCAGGTATGAAGCAGCATGGGGTAAGAAGGAGGAATGTGGACTCTTAGTTAAACAAGCCTGGCTTCAAAGCTGCCATCTCAGTCCTAAGCTAAAAGCTTCTCGAGAAGGGCTTAAAAACTGTAGAGAGAATCTTAAGGCTTGGGGCAGGAAAGTAATTCAAGATCATAAGAAAGTACTCACAGGCAAAAGAGAGTATCTTAGAAGACTGCAGGAAGCTAACATAGGACAGAACAATGAACAGATTCAGCAAGCTCAAACAGAGATTGACAAACTGTTAGAGAGTGAAGAGTTGAAATGGAGACAaagggcaaaacaaagatggctTCGAGAAGGGGATAGGAACACTAAATTCTTTCATCAATGTGCTTCTCACAGGAGATTGGTCAACACTATCAAGTAA
- the LOC122318950 gene encoding uncharacterized protein LOC122318950 yields the protein MANHDLILGQSHSLGLGQNQQLVLDHNHTLGHGQSHDLELGQTHEHHLDLGQTHDHELGLGHAHDHELGLAHDHDQEEGGGHSYVHENDLGMDRKPNHDDHELALAGQNHELALSENNELGVSENQDLDENLDLAIDTSQEMGIEDVQDMAIHESQLVVYSSPVIQARSIVASPNYELSVGQEFPDVKSCRRALRDTAIALHFEMQTIKSDKTRFTAKCASEGCPWRIHAAKLPGLPTFTIRTIHEAHTCGGISHLGHQQASVQWVASSVEQRLKENPNYKPKEILEEIHRVHGITLSYKQAWRGKERIMAAMRGSFEEGYRLLPQYCEQVKRTNPGSIASVYGNPTDNCFQRLFISFQASIYGFLNACRPLLGLDRTYLKSKYLGTLLLATGFDGDGSLFPLAFGVVDEENDENWMWFLSELHNLLEINTENMPRLTILSDRQKGIVDGVEANFPTAFHGFCMRHLSESFRKEFNNTMLVNLLWEAAHALTVIEFEAKVLEIEEISQDAAYWIRRIPPRLWATAYFEGTRFGHLTANIVESLNTWILEASGLPIIQMMECIRRQLMTWFNERRETSMQWTSILVPSAERHVAEALERARTYQVLRANEAEFEVISHEGTNIVDIRNRCCLCRGWQLYGLPCAHAVAALLSCRQNVHRFTESCFTVATYRKTYSQTIHPIPDKSLWIELTEGDPNASKSIEVLINPPKSLRPPGRPRKKRVRAEDRGRVKRIVHCSRCNQTGHFRTTCAAPI from the coding sequence ATGGCTAATCATGATTTAATTCTTGGGCAAAGTCACAGTTTAGGCCTTGGGCAGAATCAGCAGTTGGTGCTAGACCACAATCATACTCTGGGGCATGGGCAGAGCCATGATTTGGAATTGGGACAAACCCATGAACATCACTTGGATTTGGGACAGACCCATGACCATGAACTGGGTTTAGGACATGCACATGACCACGAATTGGGCTTAGCACATGACCATGACCAAGAAGAGGGTGGTGGTCACAGTTATGTTCATGAGAATGACTTAGGTATGGATCGGAAACCcaatcatgatgatcatgagttgGCCCTTGCTGGACAGAATCATGAATTAGCTTTATCAGAGAACAATGAGCTCGGCGTTTCTGAAAACCAAGACCTTGATGAGAATCTTGATCTAGCTATTGATACTAGCCAGGAAATGGGGATTGAGGATGTACAGGATATGGCCATTCACGAATCCCAACTTGTAGTCTATTCTAGTCCTGTAATCCAGGCTCGTTCAATTGTTGCTAGTCCTAATTATGAGCTGTCGGTGGGGCAGGAGTTCCCCGATGTTAAGAGCTGTCGAAGAGCATTGAGAGATACAGCTATTGCACTTCACTTTGAAATGCAGACCATAAAATCTGACAAAACCCGTTTTACTGCCAAATGTGCTAGTGAAGGATGCCCCTGGCGCATTCATGCTGCAAAGCTTCCTGGGCTTCCGACTTTCACAATCAGGACAATCCATGAGGCTCATACATGTGGAGGAATTTCTCATCTTGGCCACCAGCAAGCCTCAGTTCAGTGGGTTGCAAGCTCTGTGGAGCAACGGCTTAAGGAGAACCCTAATTACAAGCCAAAGGAGATACTGGAAGAAATTCACCGGGTTCATGGTATCACCTTATCTTACAAGCAAGCTTGGCGAGGCAAGGAGCGAATCATGGCTGCTATGCGTGGATCCTTCGAAGAAGGGTATCGTTTGCTTCCGCAATACTGTGAACAGGTTAAACGGACAAACCCGGGGAGTATTGCATCTGTATATGGAAACCCAACTGATAACTGCTTTCAGCGTCTGTTCATATCATTTCAGGCATCAATTTATGGTTTTCTCAATGCTTGTCGaccacttcttgggcttgataGGACATATTTGAAAAGCAAGTATCTTGGTACTTTACTTCTAGCTACTGGTTTTGATGGTGATGGCTCTCTGTTTCCTCTTGCATTTGGTGTTGTTGATGAGGAGAACGATGAAAATTGGATGTGGTTTCTATCAGAACTTCACAACCTGCTTGAAATTAATACTGAAAATATGCCAAGGCTTACCATTTTGTCAGACAGGCAGAAGGGGATTGTTGATGGAGTAGAAGCTAATTTTCCGACTGCATTTCACGGATTTTGTATGCGTCACTTGAGTGAGAGCTTTCGCAAGGAGTTTAATAACACAATGCTTGTCAATCTTTTATGGGAGGCTGCTCATGCTCTCACGGTGATTGAATTTGAAGCAAAAGTTTTAGAGATAGAAGAGATTTCACAAGATGCCGCATATTGGATCCGAAGAATCCCCCCTCGATTATGGGCTACAGCCTACTTTGAGGGAACACGCTTTGGGCATCTAACAGCCAATATAGTTGAGTCATTAAATACTTGGATTTTGGAAGCCTCCGGGCTTCCAATAATTCAGATGATGGAGTGCATTAGAAGGCAGCTAATGACTTGGTTCAATGAGCGCCGAGAAACCAGTATGCAATGGACATCAATACTTGTTCCGTCTGCTGAGAGGCATGTCGCAGAGGCTCTTGAGCGTGCTCGCACATATCAGGTTCTTCGTGCTAATGAAGCTGAATTTGAAGTCATATCTCATGAAGGAACAAACATTGTTGACATTCGGAATCGGTGCTGCCTTTGTCGGGGCTGGCAGTTGTATGGTTTGCCCTGTGCACATGCTGTGGCAGCACTTCTCTCTTGCAGGCAGAACGTCCATCGATTTACCGAGAGCTGTTTTACGGTTGCTACCTATCGCAAGACATACTCACAAACCATACATCCCATCCCAGATAAATCTCTATGGATAGAGTTAACTGAGGGGGATCCAAATGCCAGCAAGAGTATTGAAGTTCTTATTAACCCACCCAAATCACTTCGGCCACCTGGACGACCAAGAAAGAAGAGAGTTCGAGCAGAAGACCGCGGCCGTGTGAAGCGAATTGTGCATTGTAGCCGTTGCAATCAGACAGGTCACTTTAGAACAACATGTGCAGCACCCATATAA